In Solanum lycopersicum chromosome 3, SLM_r2.1, the genomic stretch aatttgcatttgtatacaattaaatcgaagtaaaatgtttgtaaattatataattaagtgtatagcacgaaaatatatgtttttgcatgtgcatatacaatttcctctcgctttatacaaaataaaaactcaatttatacacttctgttttataaagcgagagagacgagcagtgggagagtgacgagcgagaaaGGGAAAGTAGCGAGCGAGAGTTTAGGGAGAAAAGCGACTGACAAACGTTaacaaacgtttgctatggggcacaattaaatcaaacagtagctactccatttattttaaattattaatttgctattatatacaattatcccttataaatatattgactagttaattattatatgtttaCTTATACACGTAtccaaaaattataattatccaattaaaattttcaaatatcgtACCATTGAGCAATTTTCTTCtatgtttttttgtttctacagacatataacaaaataaaatttctaattcctttattttaatttatttttgatttgaaataaaattttaatttaaaaacatattaaatatattttataatactaaaatttaattatattatatactgcattaaaaaacaatttaaaatttagttttaaacgaacataaaaataataaattaaaataaaaaataacatatattagaCATATATTAGTAGGGTAAAAGTGACTTTTTCTTGTGAGATTTTTTTAACACCctgaaagaaaaaaggaaaaatccaACTTCCCCCCAAATATCACAGGGCGTTAAACCCCATGCTTCTTTGCATGCCCATTGCATTTTTGATTGGAATTCACGTTTTCGATCATTGATTTTTGATCTATCAACTAAAATCTAGAACTAGAACTAGAATCAGATGACGGAAAAAATGGAGGTGACGGAGAAGATGTGTGCGACAGAGGAAGTAGTTGATGCGTTGCTGGAATGTATGGTGGAGCCGTTGTTAGGGCGTAGTTCTTGCAAATCAAAGGAAGTTCCGACACTTTATCAACAAAAATCCATGGCTAAACAGGTACTTGTAGCTTTTTATTTTCTCTGTTCATTcatttgatatgtttttatttgattaattcaatttgatcttttttttttgcaattgaATTCACTGAGTAAAATTGAAAGATTTCTCGACAAGAACTCTGTGTGAGGTTTCTATGCTTTAATAGAATGTGTATGGAATCTCTGAAGTTTTAGACTATTTGGTGTAATAGAAGGGATTGAAAGGAAAATGATAACAAGATAAACAGTGGAAATGAAGCAACATGTAGTagtgaaaattgaagaaaaagataCTACCTGAGTATCATCTAATACtactaaataaggaaaaattgaGAAGAGGAAACTGACCCACTGCCTCTCACACATGAAAGTACGACAACACTTGTCTACCTTTGTACCCTTTATCGTCAACCTCCATACCTTTTCTGTCTAGAGTCATGTCCTCTGTGAATTAAAGATGCGTCATGTTTTGCTGTCTAATCACTTCTGCTAATTCTTTTTCAGTCGACCTCTACCCCTCCTTAGACCTGCTATAGCCAACCTCTCACACCTCTTTCACATGTCCAAACCGTCTCACTCCCACTTCCCTCATCTTGTTTAGCACAGAAGCCACTCCCACCTTCTCATGCATAATCTTATTGCTTATCGTATCTCTTCTAGTATGTCCATACATCAATTTGTTTGATAAAGTTGTCATTTTAGGCTTCCAGGCCTTCATCTTCTTATTACTTTTGAGTATTTAATAACTGCAGAAGTGTGCGAGTTTAGAATATTACATGTGGTTTTAAATCTAACATTAAACACAAACTTATCCATtacacatttttcttttcatctgtATACTCTAAACTTCTATATCTCATGCAATTGACTTTGGGGAAAGATCTTCTGTGATGGGGATGGGTGGATTCTATGTAAATGATTCTAGGGGAAGTGAGCTGCATTATGATTGAATTTAGATTAATCAGTGAGCTAGAATACTCAAGCATGGTATGGAAGTTGAGTAATAAAGGTCATGATATTTTTTGGTTAGTGAGATACCTTCTTGCAAGCGCTATGGTATGTTTGTTATGTTACTTAATCCATTCTTCTACTGGCTGCTGATGTTGGCAGGTGGGTGCTGTTGTGTTTCTCTACAACTACTACTACAGGAAGCAACATCAAGATCAGAAAATAGAGTTTCTTAATTTTGCATCATTTTGCCAATTAGCTGTAGTTCTGAAACCAACTTTGATGACATATATGAAATTAATGCATCGATCAGTATACACAGACGTGGACAATTTGGAAAGCCAACTTTCACTCACTGAGAAGGAAATTATGAGGGCATGTGATATATCTTCAACGCTGGATGATGCAGAAGTTGTTCCGCTATCACAGAAATGGCCTACTTCCAAAGTTGCTGTATTCTTAATTGATTCAAGGAGGGAGAATTGCTTGCTCATGCATAGTTCTATGACCTGCGCAGTTTGGTCCATTATTGAGAAACATCTTGATGTCTCTTCAAGTTATCTTTTTGATTCAAAGTGCataagcaaaaagaaaaaagctaACATGTTTTCAACCAGTCTTCAGTATGCTGATGGATCATCGCTCCAAGATCTTGCGCTTTCCGCTGCCACAGAAGCAACAGGTATATGCTTAATGAGTAATCACAATTCTAGAGTTTTATGTTCTCAAAATTTGCCTTTGGAAGTGATTTTCTCCTTCCCACCAAATTGGGTTTGAACTGATCTTTCCTGTGGTGCCTGTTTATTCTATCAGTACTATGGAAGTAGTTCTTTTGGTTTGTTTGTGCTGCCTATCAGTAGTAAGCAAGTGGTTCTTGTGGTTTGTTTGTGAGAAGTGATGTCCATTGTGGTTCATGTTGTGAAAAGATGTTTCATGCACCTGTCACTCAATGCTACAATGACtacattttatttcttttaactacaatctctctctctctctctctctataaaGTAGAATATGAAAAcggtgatgtggcacctctcaATGGccatcattattatttatctattttgtcaaatttttaagcttttatctcattttcccaaattaaaaataaaatatattcatgatATAAAAGGATGAACGaaattttcattattcttaCAACCTTACATTTATCTTCTTTTAGTACGATTCTGTTATCATCATAAcacctaaaataattaatgtctTATTCatgacattatttgttatttcaaatCGTAgtcctataaatagagacaataatgatcatattagcattttaatttgttaaggTGCTTATTATATTCATACTTCGGTTGACTTGAAGAATAGGATGAAGACTATTGAATGATGATTGACTTATGGGAGTATATGTCGACCAGAACTCGGAAGATTTTGTATATtgatctcattttttttaaatgattatgaTTGTAAAAATGACGTTGTattatttactttctttttatgCTCTCTCTATAATTActcttcattttatattttatatgaactTTTTATTATCGTAAGTCTatgatttcttttctttcaaaatataacTCACGATTTTGTTGAAAGTTTACTAACAAACCAAATATTTATACAGATAGATAGAAATGAGAGATACGTatagtaatatttaatttttaaaagatgatATCTTATCATCTTTCATAACTGCGCGAAGCGCAGATAAGTTCACAACTACATAATACCAAGGAAGTTGAGGTGGTTTTATGAATCATCACTGTCCATGTCGTTCCAATTAAGTCCGTCTCagttcaattttataaaaaaaaatgttccaCCAAGACTAGaggtcaaattattttttatgaatatatacgAGATGGTGAATCTCCTTGACTTCTTCGTGTGTTTGctcttttacatttttaatcTTAGTGAAAATTGTGGTTCTGCCACCTACAAAGACCTCAAGTTAATTTACAATAATAACTTAGTTGacaatcatttttttcttgatatttaaatttttagtgtATAGGGGTCTGGGCAAAAGGTAATGAGTTCCCGTGAATCCATTGGTTGTGTTCTAGATCTGTCACTGCCCCCATGGGTTCTCTATCTTTGAGTTATAGGAATCTTCCTtacatttattttgtttgtctGAAAAATACTCTCaagtttggtttgattttttgtGTAGCTAGCTGGATTGatctgtaattatttttattccacTAGAATCAGTCATGATTAGTAACCTTTTTCTGCCTTTTGATCTCTTTGAAGTAATTAACTCTGCTACTAGTATACTGAATAATATCCTATCTTTTAAGCAACCATATATTTTCTGCTTAGCCAAAGGCAGCTTCAGATGTAATGTTGGAAATATTGCCATAATACTTCAGTTTATGTGCTGTAATATATGTAGAAGGACtaaatatttcatgtaatttGCATTTGAAACAGGCATCAATAGAAGTGATCTGGTTGTCCTAGAAAGCCACCTTGTATATTCCTTAGATAAAGAAAAAGCATCCACGCGATTATATCTTGTACAATCCACTAAGTTGGTGAATGAAGGCTTTACGATTCCTATTCGCGACATCATTGAAAGGTTAGTTCATTTCTCTACATATTCAAGTACATGCTTCAACAAATTAACggcaaaaacaataataaactgGACCTTTAAAACCAAATACATCTCTTGTCAAATGTGAGTCTTGTTACCAATATTgatgcataatatataaatctttAATGTGCTCGTAGGAGATCCAAGTTTGCattttttatcaagtaaaattattttcattcataaacatgGTCAAACTAGGCGTATTCAAGTGATATACTTAAAGGTAAAGATTCTACATAATATGATTCACTACAAATTCCATCCAATCGTCTAATACAATAAGGCTAACAGTATTTGAAGCTCATTCACTGCCCAATCTTGAAAATCCCTTCTAAATCTCAAGTCCCAAAAAGTCTCTCCATCGTGTGTCCCCCTAATTTATTGAATTGTAGCATCAAATCTTTAATTCCAACGCCTCTCATTTTGTAGGAGTTTGACAGGCTTCCATCGCACCAAGTTAAACTTTCTTGCCCCATTTGCAGCATCTCAAAGAAGTCTTGTCTGAATCTTTTCCAGCTTTTTAGTGACCACAGTTGGAGCCTGAAACAAAGACATGTTGTTAGTTGGTATGCTCGATAATGTGCTCTTTATAAGCACTTCGTTATACTTTTggacatttatcttttctgccaCCCTGCTAGTCTCTTTTCAACACTCTGAAAACCCGGTTTTCACACCGCATGATCCTTGCTCGAAGTACCTAACGATACTCCCAGGTATGTAGTCGGTAGAGTCCCAACCCTACAATCCAATACTCGAGCAAGCAATCCAAGGTCATTCACCTCTCGAACAGGAACAATCTCACACTtcctcaaattaattttatgaccTAACACTACCTGAAACCAAATGAGAACTTGTCCTAATCCAGTTGGGTCTCAACTGCATCACAAAGAAACATGGTATCATCAGCGTTCGTAGCTCCCTTCTATCAGCATTGTGACAAcgaatgaggcatccatacttTTTTTGAATTCACCTCTATCTTGGAACTCAACTATAGTATTCATCACATCATTTTGCACTTGTATGAGCATAATTCAATTATGTTGATCTATTGATATGCTAAGTAGCCTGATAAGTGCATTTCATGGATTAAGGATCAAATTTTGTAAGGAATTGATCTCTCCTTAGTTTATTTCATAATCTGTTAGAAAAGCTGAATTTTGCATTTCATCCTCCTTAGTTTATTTCATAATCTGTTAGAAAAGCTGAATTTTGCATTTCATAAATGaatattgttttaaattttattttttagtattatAAATATTGCTCCAATGTCGACAAATGACTGATTTTCCCCTGAATCTTCTTCTGGAGTAGCTTGCAGGGTCctttaatcaagaaaaaatcaTGTGGATGGTCGGTTGCTCCAGCTGTTGAGTATTTTCACTTGCTTTCCTACCGAGAGATTTTGTCGAATTGGCATTCTAGGTAGAAGTTGCATCtgatttcttttgttatttcttttcctttttttggtgCAAAATGTTTAGTCGAACATTGCCCTCTAGTCTCTGCAGCGAAAATGCTTTTTATTCTCAATTAATGTGCTCCAAGATGGAGCATACCTGCTTTCCTTCCAGTAGAAACTATCCTATGATTATCTTTCTCTGACAGATTTTCACAAACTCGATAATATTTCTATTCTGGTGGCATTGCAAGTGTCTTCCTGTGCTTTGTCTGGTGGTGCAATCTGTTTAGCATGATGTGTAT encodes the following:
- the LOC101261598 gene encoding uncharacterized protein, with the translated sequence MTEKMEVTEKMCATEEVVDALLECMVEPLLGRSSCKSKEVPTLYQQKSMAKQVGAVVFLYNYYYRKQHQDQKIEFLNFASFCQLAVVLKPTLMTYMKLMHRSVYTDVDNLESQLSLTEKEIMRACDISSTLDDAEVVPLSQKWPTSKVAVFLIDSRRENCLLMHSSMTCAVWSIIEKHLDVSSSYLFDSKCISKKKKANMFSTSLQYADGSSLQDLALSAATEATGINRSDLVVLESHLVYSLDKEKASTRLYLVQSTKLVNEGFTIPIRDIIESLQGPLIKKKSCGWSVAPAVEYFHLLSYREILSNWHSREQLSSGLQDLNVEVVAAHAYDVHVGGSSCKKEVNQENVAPPMIKLCITDFNDEKIVEAKRRTMQGVSAVGLSQLGSQQSVDGVTTLASKEYAISQSALTVLRWKREKLHYQLRILEDEIALCNKTIQAELNGGENEALKDVCNDMCKEDEDSANQLVEDSCTIQYSKGKRLSEAILTLQNQCQQLDQFCCRNNWVLPTYQVFPLEGGFLAKVIVRAADSKVVSRSKICESPREARESAAAHVISSFQK